A stretch of Aedes aegypti strain LVP_AGWG chromosome 2, AaegL5.0 Primary Assembly, whole genome shotgun sequence DNA encodes these proteins:
- the LOC5566350 gene encoding opsin Rh4: MRKWNAQFKSLRTPANYLVINLAIADFIIMLEAPLFVYNSYHQGPATGNVWCTIYALLGAVGGTVAIVTLTMISIDRYNVVVYPLNPKRSTTRLKVALMIVFAWIYGLVFSVIPALDIGLSRYTPEGFLTACSFDYLERTWDARLFMFLYFIFAWVVPIIAITFCYIQILRVVIGANSIQSSKNKSKTEVKLAGVVIGIIGLWFIAWTPYAIVAMMGVFGYESLLSPLGSMVPAILAKTAACIDPYFYAMNHPRYRQELRKMFGLNQQDLGNSQYQTSRYTRNASRMDDSEGGASERVTIGRQPAADDTSLSVSIDLTETNPNSNH; this comes from the exons ATGCGTAAATGGAATGCTCA GTTCAAATCCCTCCGTACTCCAGCCAACTATTTGGTCATCAATCTGGCGATCGCTGACTTCATTATCATGCTGGAGGCACCACTCTTCGTTTACAACAGCTACCACCAGGGTCCCGCTACCGGGAATGTTT GGTGCACGATCTACGCCCTGCTCGGTGCCGTCGGTGGCACAGTGGCCATTGTCACGCTCACCATGATCTCGATCGATCGTTACAACGTAGTGGTATACCCGCTGAATCCTAAACGCTCGACTACCAGACTGAAGGTCGCACTCATGATTGTATTCGCCTGGATCTATGGGTTGGTCTTCTCGGTCATCCCCGCGCTGGACATCGGCCTTAGCCGGTACACTCCTGAAGGATTCCTCACCGCGTGCAGCTTCGACTATCTGGAACGTACGTGGGATGCCCGGCTGTTCATGTTTCTGTACTTCATCTTCGCCTGGGTGGTCCCGATCATTGCCATCACGTTTTGCTACATCCAGATCTTGAGAGTCGTCATAGGTGCCAACAGTATCCAGTCGAGTAAGAACAAGAGCAAAACTGAAGTCAAGCTGGCCGGAGTGGTCATCGGTATCATTGGGTTGTGGTTCATCGCGTGGACTCCATACGCCATAGTTGCGATGATGGGAGTGTTCGGGTATGAAAGTCTGCTTAGTCCTTTGGGTTCGATGGTCCCCGCAATCCTTGCTAAGACGGCTGCATGCATTGATCCTTACTTCTACGCCATGAACCACCCTCGCTACCGACAGGAATTGAGGAAGATGTTCGGCCTTAATCAGCAGGATCTCGGAAACTCGCAATACCAGACTTCGCGCTATACGAGGAACGCCTCCCGGATGGACGACTCCGAGGGTGGTGCCAGTGAGCGGGTCACTATTGGACGACAACCAG CGGCCGACGACACGTCGCTGTCCGTTTCGATCGACCTGACCGAGACCAATCCCAACAGCAATCACTAG